Part of the Halomarina litorea genome is shown below.
CGAGGGCGACGTGCAGGCCATCGTCCCGACCCACGGCCACCTCGACCACATCGGGGCGATCTCGAAACTGGCCCACCGCTACGACGCGCCCGTCGTCGCGACACCCTTCACCATCGAACTGGTCAAACAGCAGATCCAGTCCGAGGAGAAGTTCGGCGTCCAGAACGATCTGCAGAAGATGAGCGCGGGCGAGACGATGGAGATCGGCGACTCGGGCAACGTCCAGCTAGAGTTCGTCAACGTCACCCACTCCATCATCGACGCCATCAACCCCGTCCTCCACACGCCGGAGGGCGCGGTCGTCTACGGTCTCGACAAGCGCATGGACCACACGCCGGTCATCGGCGACCCCATCGACATGAAGCGGTTCCGCGAGATCGGCCGCGAGGGGCCGGGCGTCCTCGCGTACATCGAGGACTGTACGAACGCCGGGCGCAAGGGCCGGACGCCCTCCGAGAACGTCGCCCGCACGCACCTGCGCGACGCGCTCTACTCGATGGAGGACTACGACGGCGGCATCGTCGCCACCACGTTCTCCAGTCACATCGCCCGCGTGAAGTCGCTCGTCGAGTTCGCCGACGATATCGGCCGCCAGCCCGTTCTGCTGGGTCGCTCGATGGAGAAGTACTCGGGCACCGCGGAGCGCCTGAACTTCGTCGACTTCCCCGACGACCTCGGGATGTTCGGCCACCGCAAGAGCGTCGACCGGACGTTCAAGCGCATCATGAACGAGGGCAAGGAGAAGTTCCTGCCCATCGTGACGGGGCACCAGGGCGAACCCCGCGCCATGCTCACCCGCATGGGTCGCGGCGAGACGCCCTACGAGCTGAACGACGGCGACAAGGTCGTCTTCTCGGCCCGGGTCATCCCCGAGCCGACCAACGAGGGCCAGCGCTACCAGTCCGAGAAGCTCCTGAAGATGCAGGGTGCGCGCATCTACGACGACATCCACGTCTCGGGTCACCTCCGCGAGGAGGGCCACTACGAGATGCTGCAGGCGCTCCAGCCCCAGCACGTCATCCCGGCCCACCAGGACATGAAGGGCTTCGCACCGTACACGAGTCTCGCTGCGAGTCAGGGGTACACCCTCGGGCGTGACCTCCACGTCACTCGCAACGGGAACATGATCCAGCTGACGGAATGAGCGCCGGTCCCGAACGCGTCGAGCGGGCCATCCGCGAGCGCCGTGACGAGGTCAACGAGGCCATCGTCGAGGCGCTCCCCATCAAGCGTCCCGAGCGCCTCTACGAGGCCTCGCGCTACCTGCTGGACGCGGGCGGCAAGCGCCTCCGACCGACGGTGCTGTTGCTGACGGCGGAGGCTATCACCGACACCGACCCGCTGGCCGGCGACTACCGCGCGTTCGGGCCGGAAGCGATAGACGTCCTGACGGCGGCGGTGAGCGTCGAGGTCATCCAGTCGTTCACGCTCATCCACGACGACATCATGGACGACGACGACGTCCGCCGAGGCGTCCCGGCCGTCCACCGCGAGTACGACCTCGAGACGGCCATCCTCGCTGGCGACACGCTCTACTCGAAGGCCTTCGAGTTGATGCTCGATACCGGCGCGCCCGCCGACCGCTCGGTGCGCGCGCTCGACCAGTTGGC
Proteins encoded:
- a CDS encoding ribonuclease J, with the protein product MEVEIATIGGYEEVGRQMTAVRAGDDVVIFDMGLNLSQVLIHDNVETERMHSLDLIDMGAIPDDRVMSDLEGDVQAIVPTHGHLDHIGAISKLAHRYDAPVVATPFTIELVKQQIQSEEKFGVQNDLQKMSAGETMEIGDSGNVQLEFVNVTHSIIDAINPVLHTPEGAVVYGLDKRMDHTPVIGDPIDMKRFREIGREGPGVLAYIEDCTNAGRKGRTPSENVARTHLRDALYSMEDYDGGIVATTFSSHIARVKSLVEFADDIGRQPVLLGRSMEKYSGTAERLNFVDFPDDLGMFGHRKSVDRTFKRIMNEGKEKFLPIVTGHQGEPRAMLTRMGRGETPYELNDGDKVVFSARVIPEPTNEGQRYQSEKLLKMQGARIYDDIHVSGHLREEGHYEMLQALQPQHVIPAHQDMKGFAPYTSLAASQGYTLGRDLHVTRNGNMIQLTE